One Gemmatimonadaceae bacterium genomic region harbors:
- the atpC gene encoding ATP synthase F1 subunit epsilon codes for MLTVSVISPDAVLFEGTTDSVVAPAFDGQLGILTGHAPMMTLLGKGELRVGDGADAKRFMVEGGFLQVVENRVRVVTERAHAA; via the coding sequence GTGCTCACCGTCTCCGTCATCTCGCCCGACGCGGTGCTGTTCGAAGGCACCACGGACTCCGTGGTCGCTCCCGCGTTCGACGGCCAACTCGGCATCCTCACCGGGCACGCCCCGATGATGACGCTGCTCGGCAAGGGCGAGCTACGGGTCGGCGACGGCGCCGACGCCAAGCGCTTCATGGTCGAGGGCGGGTTCCTTCAGGTCGTGGAGAACCGCGTCCGCGTAGTCACCGAGCGCGCGCACGCGGCCTGA
- a CDS encoding glycosyltransferase N-terminal domain-containing protein, with amino-acid sequence MRAALRPIYAAAAQLARLAAAAAPAGAAGGGSKLARAFAARRGIRGRYAEWGKHRDSTRPLLWMHAPSVGEGLQARPVLERLRVAHPSLLLAYTYYSPSAERFAAELDVDFRDYLPFDTAGDARAALDALAPRALVFSKLDVWPMIAHQAARRGVRLGLVSATLAADSSRRRAWAAIWLRDAYAALDAVGAIDADDAERLVGLGVRPSVITITGDTRYDQVWARAARVDRNGPLLGPLASDRPTIVAGSTWPTDETPLLAAIEACRRRQPSMRLIIAPHEPTPPHLHAIEQWAERHGFALARLGAAGAGSADVVLVDRVGVLGELYALADIAYVGGAFHAAGLHSVLEPAAFGVPVAFGPRHEGSRDARVLLAAGGARAAPGREEVTEVLSAWLNSGVMRSEAGQMARNAVERGLGAAERSVRLVEGLLAT; translated from the coding sequence GTGCGCGCCGCGCTCCGGCCGATCTATGCCGCCGCGGCGCAGTTGGCCCGGCTCGCGGCGGCGGCCGCGCCGGCGGGGGCCGCGGGCGGGGGGTCGAAGCTCGCGCGCGCGTTCGCGGCCCGGCGCGGCATTCGCGGCCGCTACGCGGAGTGGGGGAAGCACCGCGACTCGACGCGCCCCCTGCTCTGGATGCACGCGCCGTCGGTGGGCGAGGGGCTGCAGGCACGGCCGGTGTTGGAACGCCTGCGCGTGGCCCACCCATCGCTGCTATTAGCATATACATATTACTCGCCGAGCGCGGAACGGTTCGCGGCGGAACTGGACGTGGACTTTCGCGACTACCTGCCGTTCGACACGGCGGGCGACGCGCGCGCCGCCCTGGACGCGCTGGCTCCCCGCGCGCTGGTGTTCAGCAAGCTCGACGTATGGCCCATGATCGCGCACCAGGCGGCGCGGCGCGGGGTGCGGCTGGGGCTGGTGAGCGCCACACTCGCGGCAGACTCCTCACGGCGGCGTGCGTGGGCCGCGATCTGGTTGCGCGACGCCTATGCGGCCCTCGACGCGGTGGGCGCCATCGACGCCGACGACGCGGAGCGGCTGGTGGGGCTCGGCGTGCGGCCATCGGTCATCACGATCACCGGCGACACCCGCTACGACCAGGTGTGGGCGCGGGCGGCGCGTGTGGACCGGAATGGCCCACTGCTGGGGCCGCTGGCGTCGGACCGTCCGACGATCGTGGCCGGGTCCACCTGGCCCACCGATGAGACGCCGCTGCTGGCCGCGATCGAGGCGTGCCGGCGCCGGCAGCCGAGCATGCGGCTGATCATCGCACCGCACGAGCCGACGCCGCCGCATCTGCACGCGATCGAGCAGTGGGCGGAGCGCCACGGGTTCGCGCTGGCGCGGCTCGGTGCCGCGGGGGCGGGCTCGGCCGATGTTGTGCTGGTGGACCGGGTCGGGGTGCTCGGAGAGCTGTACGCGCTGGCCGACATCGCGTACGTGGGCGGCGCATTTCACGCGGCCGGACTGCACTCCGTACTGGAGCCGGCGGCGTTCGGGGTGCCGGTGGCTTTCGGGCCCAGGCACGAGGGCAGTCGCGACGCGCGCGTGCTGCTGGCCGCCGGTGGGGCGCGGGCGGCGCCGGGGCGCGAGGAAGTGACCGAGGTGCTGTCGGCGTGGTTGAATAGCGGAGTAATGCGCTCGGAGGCCGGACAGATGGCGCGGAACGCGGTGGAACGGGGCCTGGGAGCCGCCGAGCGCTCCGTCAGGCTGGTGGAGGGGCTACTCGCCACATGA
- a CDS encoding TPM domain-containing protein, whose translation MFLLSFIAGLAGLWQAGGLQIPAPVGLVNDFAHVLPAQTVDALTALAQAVRTHSPGEMAIVTLPDLHGQDVSQVALEIGRQWKVGNVGQPGDPTRNAGVVILIVPKETNSDGSGQCRVEVGRGAEGYITDADAGDICREAASRFFRNRDYGNGTSLVAMRVAQAMAQEYHFSIDSALVASVPSPDQSSGSSSGGIPPVVFIFILFMVLSLLGGRRSGCLPLLFLGGMGGGRRGGWGGGGFGGGFGGGGGFGGFGGGGGFSGGGGGSSW comes from the coding sequence GTGTTCCTTCTCTCGTTCATTGCTGGGTTGGCCGGACTGTGGCAGGCCGGCGGGCTGCAGATCCCCGCCCCCGTCGGGCTCGTCAACGACTTCGCGCACGTGCTGCCCGCCCAGACGGTCGACGCGCTGACGGCGCTCGCCCAGGCGGTACGCACGCACTCGCCCGGCGAGATGGCGATCGTCACGCTCCCCGACCTGCACGGACAGGACGTGAGCCAGGTGGCGCTGGAGATCGGCCGCCAGTGGAAGGTCGGCAACGTGGGACAGCCGGGCGATCCCACCCGCAACGCCGGCGTCGTCATTCTGATCGTCCCCAAGGAGACCAACTCCGACGGCAGCGGCCAGTGCCGCGTCGAAGTGGGCCGGGGCGCCGAGGGGTACATCACCGACGCCGACGCCGGGGACATCTGCCGCGAAGCCGCGTCGCGGTTCTTCCGCAACCGCGACTATGGCAACGGCACCTCCCTCGTGGCGATGCGCGTGGCTCAGGCCATGGCGCAGGAATACCATTTCTCCATCGACTCCGCGCTCGTCGCGTCCGTGCCCTCGCCTGACCAGTCCAGCGGATCGTCGTCCGGGGGCATTCCGCCGGTGGTGTTCATCTTCATCCTGTTCATGGTGCTGAGCCTGCTCGGTGGACGGCGCAGCGGCTGCCTGCCGCTGCTGTTCCTGGGGGGCATGGGTGGTGGCCGGCGGGGCGGATGGGGCGGGGGTGGGTTCGGCGGTGGATTTGGCGGTGGGGGAGGATTTGGCGGGTTCGGTGGCGGTGGCGGGTTCAGTGGCGGCGGTGGAGGTTCTTCCTGGTGA
- a CDS encoding F0F1 ATP synthase subunit beta (Produces ATP from ADP in the presence of a proton gradient across the membrane. The beta chain is a regulatory subunit): protein MDELSEDDKKIVGRARRIQRFMSQPFAVAEQFTGIPGKYVKLEETISSFERLVAGEFDQYPEQAFFMAGGADDLIANAKKLAQG, encoded by the coding sequence CATGGACGAGCTCTCGGAAGACGACAAGAAGATCGTCGGCCGCGCCCGCCGCATCCAGCGGTTCATGTCGCAGCCGTTCGCCGTGGCCGAGCAGTTCACCGGCATCCCGGGCAAGTACGTGAAGCTCGAGGAGACGATCAGTTCGTTCGAGCGGCTCGTGGCCGGCGAGTTCGACCAGTATCCCGAACAGGCGTTCTTCATGGCCGGCGGCGCCGACGACCTGATCGCCAACGCCAAGAAGCTCGCCCAGGGCTGA
- a CDS encoding thioredoxin domain-containing protein, protein MLRTRIVVSLGALALVAATTAAAGPRLQHRGAPSPAAPDSILARADAGRIQGSPSASVWLVEASDFQCPYCKEWHDASYATILRDYVNTGKVRFAFVNDPLSMHVHSEQAAEAAMCASAQGKFWPMHQLLFATQDAWAEQADPAAFFDSLAAKAGVNMVEWRNCVTTHATRPMIQADQARLRASGVESTPTFFVNGKKIVGAAPTSAFVAALDSALAKSGKP, encoded by the coding sequence ATGCTTCGCACACGAATCGTTGTATCGCTCGGCGCACTGGCGCTGGTCGCCGCGACCACGGCGGCCGCCGGGCCCCGGCTGCAGCACCGAGGGGCGCCGAGCCCAGCCGCTCCCGATTCGATCCTCGCACGGGCCGACGCCGGCCGTATCCAGGGCTCGCCGTCGGCGTCCGTCTGGCTGGTCGAGGCGAGCGATTTCCAGTGCCCGTACTGCAAGGAGTGGCACGACGCGAGCTATGCCACCATCCTCAGGGACTACGTGAACACGGGCAAGGTACGGTTCGCGTTCGTGAACGATCCGCTGTCCATGCACGTGCATTCCGAGCAGGCCGCCGAAGCTGCGATGTGTGCGTCGGCGCAAGGGAAGTTCTGGCCCATGCACCAGCTGTTGTTCGCCACGCAGGACGCATGGGCGGAGCAGGCCGATCCGGCGGCGTTCTTCGATTCGCTGGCCGCGAAGGCGGGCGTGAACATGGTCGAGTGGCGGAACTGCGTGACCACGCACGCCACGCGTCCGATGATCCAGGCGGATCAGGCCCGGCTGCGGGCGAGCGGGGTGGAGTCCACGCCGACCTTCTTCGTGAACGGCAAGAAGATCGTGGGCGCGGCGCCCACGTCGGCCTTCGTCGCCGCGCTGGACTCGGCGCTGGCCAAGAGCGGCAAACCCTAG